The segment TCCGAGCCAGCACCCATTCAGTATATAGCACCTTACACAGGATGTGCCATGGGCGAGTATTTCAGGGATAATAAAAGGCATGCCCTTATAATCTATGACGACCTGAGCAAACAGGCCACCGCATACAGACAGCTCTCACTGCTTCTCAGGCGTCCTCCTGGAAGAGAGGCTTATCCCGGGGATGTGTTTTATCTTCATTCGAGACTGCTTGAAAGGGCATCGAAGCTCTCGGATGACCTTGGGGGTGGCTCTCTTACTGCGCTTCCAATCATCGAGACACAGGCAGGCGATGTCTCGGGCTACATACCAACGAATGTTATCTCCATCACCGATGGACAGATATATCTCGAGCCAGAGCTTTTTTATGCAGGCGTAAGGCCGGCTGTTAATGTTGGGCTCTCGGTAAGCAGGGTTGGTGGCTCTGCACAGACAAAGGCTATGAAGCAGGTGGCAGGCACACTAAGGCTTGACCTTGCACAGTTTAGAGAGCTTGCGGCATTTGCACAGTTTGGCTCGGACCTCGATAAGGCAACCCTTGCTCAGATAGAAAGGGGTAAGAGAATGGTTGAGCTTCTCAAGCAGAACCAGTATGTGCCCCTGCCTGCAGAGGAGCAGATTATGGTCCTTTTTGCTGGAACACATGGGTTTCTAGATGATGTCCCTGTGGAGGCAATCAGAAAATTCGAGGCAGAGTTCCTGAGGTTTCTGAGGGACAGAAAAGCTGACTTAAAGAAAGAGCTCAAGGAGAAAAAAGCAATAGACGAGGACCTTAAGGCGAAACTGTCTTCTTCTATCGAGGAGTTCAAGAAAGGGTTTCAGCCTTAGGATTTAAAAGATGCCAACATTAAGGGATATAAAAAGAAGGATTAAGGCAGTCAAAAGCACAAGGCAGATTACAAAGGCCATGAAGATGGTTGCTGCCGCAAAGTTTAGGAAAGCCCAGCTAAAGATGCTTGCCATGAGGCCATATGCAGAGAAGATGCATTCTGTTATCTCAAGCCTTGTTGCCATAGGAGATATGGAACTGCACCCACTGATGGCAGTAAGACCAAGAAAGACGGTTGAGGTCTTAGTTATAACCTCAGACAGGGGGCTTTGCGGTGCGTCTAATTCCAACATATTAAAAACAGCCGCAGGTTTTATCTCAAACCTCCGAAACCAGGGCTTTAATGTCTCCATGAGCACTGTTGGTAGAAAGGCAGTGGATTATTTCAAAAGGAGAAATGTCC is part of the Nitrospirota bacterium genome and harbors:
- a CDS encoding F0F1 ATP synthase subunit alpha, translated to MEIKVEEISALLKKQITDFEKRVDVSEIGTVITVGDGIAKVYGLDKCMASELLEFPNGVYGMALNLEEDTVGAVLFGEDTLIKEGDVVKRTGKIMEVPVGEALIGRVVNAIGQPIDGKGPIETKEMRIVDIVAPGIVDRQPVREPLQTGLKAIDSMIPIGRGQRELIIGDRQTGKTAIGIDAIINQKGGDVICIYVAIGQKRSNIARTLKQLEEFGAMEHTIIVSATASEPAPIQYIAPYTGCAMGEYFRDNKRHALIIYDDLSKQATAYRQLSLLLRRPPGREAYPGDVFYLHSRLLERASKLSDDLGGGSLTALPIIETQAGDVSGYIPTNVISITDGQIYLEPELFYAGVRPAVNVGLSVSRVGGSAQTKAMKQVAGTLRLDLAQFRELAAFAQFGSDLDKATLAQIERGKRMVELLKQNQYVPLPAEEQIMVLFAGTHGFLDDVPVEAIRKFEAEFLRFLRDRKADLKKELKEKKAIDEDLKAKLSSSIEEFKKGFQP